In the Candidatus Cloacimonas acidaminovorans str. Evry genome, one interval contains:
- a CDS encoding cupin domain-containing protein: MKSRTWQDVKPKVNANGILGSKIYEAPEGEIVHLNLAPGAHLKKHITPVNVAFYVLEGTATLEIGEEKQSFPEDTLIESPKDIPHGVFNEGNSNLRLLVIKMPKP; the protein is encoded by the coding sequence ATGAAAAGCAGAACCTGGCAGGATGTGAAACCCAAAGTAAATGCCAATGGTATTTTGGGTTCCAAAATTTACGAAGCACCCGAAGGAGAGATAGTTCATCTTAATTTAGCACCAGGAGCTCATTTAAAGAAACATATCACTCCTGTAAATGTGGCTTTCTATGTATTGGAAGGAACGGCCACTTTGGAAATTGGTGAAGAGAAACAGAGTTTTCCTGAAGACACTCTGATTGAAAGTCCAAAGGATATTCCTCACGGTGTGTTCAATGAAGGAAATTCCAATTTAAGATTACTGGTAATTAAAATGCCAAAACCCTAA